AATTACAGCTGTTGAAAATTTCAACAACGCATTGTCATCTGCTTTAAATACTGTTGCTtcattaaaagataaaagaagtgGACTGACAGAATCTCCTCATGGTTAAACAATAAGAGTGTTAAAGAGATCAAGTGAATCTGTCAgacagctgaaagaaaatgaaaactagaCTCACAGTTCACTGTGATATATACAAAGAAGCCATGACTGTCTGTAACAAAGCAGTATGTCTGGCAAGAAAGGATTACTTTCCAAGATTATTACAGAGAACGCTGGAACTCTAGAATATTATTCTCCACTACTGACCAGCTACTCagctctgcactggcttcctgtagcatttagaattgactttaagGTCGTCCTCCTTacatacaaagcccttaatggacTAGGACCAAACTGCATCGCTAACTCTCTTATTAACTATTTGCCTTCAAGAACACTGagatcatctgctgctggtttatcgGAGATTCCAgcaacagctgaaagaaaatcGGGAATGCAGCCTTTGTCAATTATGCCCCAAAACTATGGAAACACGACTGATAGATATCAGCTATatatctttaaaagaaaactaaaaacttaTCTCTTCACTTTAGACTTTAACTAGATTTTCTCTCAGTCTGCTTCACACTGATGCTCTACtgcacttcttttaaaatgttcaattttacttgattttttacattttatgtcttctatgttttaactttttttttattatatcttATTATAATGTATTCTATTGACActttatttgatcttttatcaaaatgtttcattttcccTCTTATGTCCacttacatgtttttatgttcattttatgaaGCAGTTTGAGCttgatttttttgtatgaaaggtgctatacaaataaagttattattattattattattattattattattattattattattattattattattttacacattgtaaatggtaaatggtaaatggactgtacttgtatagcgcctttctagtcttccaaccactcaaagcgctttttacactacgaatcacattcacccattcacacacattcatacgctgaatgggtacaggggctaccatgcaaggtcccaacctgcccatcagaggaagctaagcattcacacacattcatacactgatggcacagccatcaggagcaatttttggggttaagtatcttgcccaaggatacatcggcatgtggactggaggagccgggaatcgaaccgccgatcttccgattagtggacgacccgctctacctcctgagcctgTTGTTTGCTGTTTAGTGCAGGTTAACGACTGTTCACGGGAATTTGTAGACAGCACAGACAAACTGCCAGGAACTGATGTGGAGTTTCAATCCTGGCAGTTTCACAGTCCTGAGAAGCTTGGCAGGTGACCCCCCAGCCCCCAGGACTGGACAGGACTGTGTGCCACTGCTAAAAGCAATGATCAATAATGTTATAAGAAAAGATACACAAGACagtacaatttattttatttctttgaagGTCAGTAACTTGTTTTACAAatcagtacatacatacatgaagGGATCGTTATATTCTGTTTCCTGGACTGAGACACAAACCTGAGAACTGAAAACTCACCTCTTCAGTCTCACCTGTCTATAAACTCTTCCACTGGTtgtttttatcaacatttaTATTGTTCAAAAtcctttttacacttttgttcaCACATACAGGGGTTGAGGTCTCCCCTCAACACTATATAGAATTCATATGATGGAACTGACATTTGTACGGAAACCAGCACATACAGGAATCAAAGGAAATGAAATAGCTGACAGATGAACAAAGGAAGAACATTTGGAGAACGTTTTGGTCATTCAGGATTAAACAGAACGTTATTTAAAATAGGAAAATATAATACAGGAAGGTGGGAATTTTGTGATTGAGAAGAAACTTAAGAGCATTTTATGCTTTAATGTCCAAAATATGATGCTGAGAGAAGatcaaagaaataaagttaAGCTTTGATTTATGTGATCTATTATGAAGAAAGGTGTTTTCAAACTTGATAGAAAGAATAAGaatataactttattttcttaattttactttttttatgtattattagAATTAGTGAATGTATAGATTCCTGATCCACACTCCACTCCAGTTGATGGTGGTAATGCACCAAAATGTTGTTTGGCAACTGCcataaaaatgaagaagaagaagacaaagaagaagaagaacaagaagttCCTTTTTTGCACCAAAAATCAGCAAATGAGACTTCAAGGTGAAATCTGTAAGTACTTTAACTGATTTTCACCAGTTTTCTccacatataatatatttagtcattaaaatgcagttgaaactgtgttttatctgCATTTCTATCCAGCTAAATGTTGAAGTGTAGCTTTAATACTGGAACAATaatgtctgatatgttttttccacaaaaccaataaagaaaatcacatcacatttgtgtgaattgaatattggaccaggattggcttccaaactagttgtgatgtcacaaatcctgctcataggacCACATCTGAATAtctgattttaaatgatttcagagaaactttcagcagaagaatgaaaaacaaactctgcacatgattctacaaagagaagagaacaaacatccaactgaaggaacaagaagaaaaacgtTTTTGAGTGGAGCGACTTTATGAAAGGGAAGGAAAGGCAAACAAATCAACTACACATTAGgataataaaaagcaaataagcacagACTAATACCTCCTTATTGATGATCTCAACATGAATGtgtattaatacaataatactAAACCATTCTCCATCATACTGGTATTAAGCTGATCATCATTAATGATAATCAATGATAATGGTATGATGACCATGTATCTCAGCAGAAAGTAggtttacattttgttaatgAAGTCATCTCCAAAGTCAATCATCAGTCTCAGTGCGttcagcatcagtgtgttaacATCCTCATCCAGGTAGGTTTCTGAGCTGTAGTTCTTCACAGCAAAGATGCAGTTGAGTGGAATACCCAGCCTAGCGCTGAATTCTGTGATCTaagttttaaagaaacaaaagtcaTCTACAGTGAGCtcacattataaaaataatgaacttactttacatttctgtaacaaaactgacagaaactcaCCTTTTTCTTCAGGTGTTTGCTCTTGTAGACATTCTTTAGATCCTTTTCAGTTTCATCACAGGCTTCATCAACTTTGGTGACAATCGCCACTTGAGGAATCCCTGCCAACAGAGAGATGCATTTAGTAACCTGACCTCAGTTAACTTTCACAGTTCATTCAGGTTTAAAAAACATTAGAACTGCATGTTAAACACTGTAAACCACAAACCTAAGAAATGCAGACTAAACCACTTCATATTAAGAAGACAGATAAATACAGATTAAAGCTGTGGTGTTCACAAACCagcacaaaatatataaaatactgaagAAACAACAGTTTACCAATAccaacaaaaagacacaaacaaaaattagCTGTAACTTATTGTTCCACAATGTAAACTTTCTggaataaatattcattttggcattaatattttattttagcttaaTCTACTGGAGAACTATATTAATTTAATTCTATTTTATAATTTCTGCATATTCTATATTACTATGtgctgaaaatgaatgtatagGAGAGCAAGACTGAGGAGGATATTTACTAAGCACTAAGGGTCCTAtcttattttaagacagacgcagttgtcattttcccgtccagtgcccacgttgttaaaatagcaaCGGCACTTGTGCCCATCAGTGCGCCCATCAGTGCGCCCATGGGGGTGTTGGTCTAAAtgtaaggtgtggtcaggcgcattgttggcgcgttgctatcttgaggcagcagagagcgattgcactattgaccaacaaatacctggtctaaagtcaatggtgcagtgtttcactgttattttaaggagcGTTATCAGGACAGTAATATGCACCTACACAGGCGGCTGCACCActtacactctgcttgttacacacacaggacacgcagcagcgcacaaacatgcacaaggtaacaaataaaaggattacaatgtgaaagattattattgtgtatattaatatatttttaaaaatacatgtcataatgctcagtcataatatttatcagaattaactaatcgcagtaatgatggattaaattgttgaattatttgaccaaatcgtgtaATCATGTAGTtatttaaacagacggacaacaacggatcagacacagatcgactttcctgctgcatcagtacatgatgacatgaggaaataaatgaggtgaaaacaatgattaaactaacgaaggaaataaatctgcagagcttctagctgctgccagcagcaggatcagcaccttggagagctcatcaagtcctgataactgtgttgatgattctttacatgattaaaattaattctttaatttttgaa
This genomic interval from Thunnus thynnus chromosome 11, fThuThy2.1, whole genome shotgun sequence contains the following:
- the LOC137192246 gene encoding interferon-induced protein 44-like is translated as MGLEVGAGCGVRVEDIKLALKGHVQEGYKFNPASPLSDGDPGYISSPSADDKVHLLVYVCDANASEIKEPVMQKMKEIREVASGLGIPQVAIVTKVDEACDETEKDLKNVYKSKHLKKKITEFSARLGIPLNCIFAVKNYSSETYLDEDVNTLMLNALRLMIDFGDDFINKM